From the Lolium rigidum isolate FL_2022 chromosome 2, APGP_CSIRO_Lrig_0.1, whole genome shotgun sequence genome, one window contains:
- the LOC124686429 gene encoding auxin-responsive protein SAUR36-like, which produces MVSAKILSQMIKKWRRVAAVGRKRLMWTAAKEVDECCTFVAVKGHCAMYTADGRRFEVPLVCLSTTIIGELLRMSRDEFGFTSDGRITLPCDATVMEYVMCLLRRNASEEVERAFLSSVVRPCRCGNGLEPSMGLSQQVAVSSF; this is translated from the coding sequence ATGGTCAGTGCCAAGATACTTTCTCAAATGATAAAGAAGTGGCGAAGAGTGGCAGCCGTTGGGAGGAAGAGGCTCATGTGGACGGCAGCGAAAGAAGTTGATGAGTGCTGCACGTTTGTGGCAGTGAAGGGTCACTGTGCCATGTACACTGCTGACGGGCGGCGGTTCGAGGTGCCATTGGTGTGCCTCAGTACAACGATCATTGGGGAGCTCCTGAGGATGTCTCGGGATGAGTTTGGCTTCACAAGTGATGGGAGGATCACACTGCCTTGTGATGCAACAGTGATGGAGTATGTCATGTGCTTGCTCAGAAGGAATGCATCAGAAGAGGTAGAGAGAGCTTTCCTGAGCTCCGTGGTGAGGCCTTGCCGTTGCGGAAATGGTTTGGAGCCATCCATGGGCCTTAGCCAGCAAGTAGCTGTTTCTAGCTTCTGA